The Halorussus gelatinilyticus genome contains the following window.
AACGAGGTGGTAGTTGTTCTCGGAAATCCACGTCAGTTCCGCGTCCGCGTGTTCTAACTCGGCTTCGAGACTCTGGACTGCGCCTGCCCCGGCGTAACCCGCGCCGAGTACGACGACCTTCTCAGTCATACCAGGAACTCCGAAGTCCTCGGATACAAAGGCTTTGAAACCCCGGAACGAATGCGTGAGAGTCCCACCCACGAAAAAGTGGAAGACAGCTATCTGGTCGGGGACCGGGGCGTCGAAAGAGAGAGCGACGTTAGTGGTCGGGTTCCTCGGCGGGGGCTTCCATCGACTCGATTTTGAGAATCACGATGTTGTTGGTGTCGTCCTTTCCGTTCACCGACCCGGTGACGACGAGTTTCGAGAGCGGCGTGGGACCGACGCGGACGTGGTCGCCCTCGTGGAATTTTCCGAGCGACCCCCGGACGTGAATCTCGGCGCGACAGAGTTCCGGGTGGTGGACGCTGGCGAGGTCTATCTCTTCGACGTTGACGTCCTCGACGGGTTCGTCGCCGAGGAAGATGGGGACTTCGGCCTCTTGGTCCATGTCTTGGACTCCGAGGGCGTCGAACGCGTTGGCGGTCGGCTTGTACCCGCCCTTCGGACCGGGGACGCCTTCGACGAGTTGGAGGGCCTTGAGACTCTGCATCTGGTTCCGGATGGTGCCGGGGTTTCGGTCGACTTCGTCGGCGATGTCTTCGCCCTTGACCGCGTCTTCGGTCTCGCGGTGGAGGTCCACGAGCGCGCGGAGGATCTTCTTTTGACTCGCCGTCAGTTCGATTGTAGACATTAGCAAATCGTTGGCGATAGATTGGCTTAAATGCGACGAACCGAAGGACGGTACGCCAAAATTCGGCGAGTCGGACCGGCGCGCGTCCGCCTGCTTTCGAACGGAGGAGCGACAGCGATTTGACGGTGGCGGAGGTGGAAGCAGATATGCACGGAAAACGAGTCCTCGTCACCGGCGGTGCGGGATTCATCGGATCGAACTTGGCGAACCACCTCGCCGACGACAACGACGTTCTCGCGGTAGACGACTGCTATCTCGGCACGCCCGATAATCTGGACGAGGGAGTCGAGTTCCACGACGTGAGCGTGGTGGACGACGACCTGCCGACCGAGGACGTGGACGTGCTGTTCCACCTCGCGGCGCTGTCGTCGTACCCCATGCACGAGGAGGACCCGACGAAGGGCGCGCGCGTCAACGTCGAGGGCTTCGTCAACGCGGTCGAACAGGTCCGGGAAGACGGCTGTGACACCGTGGTCTACGCCTCGACGTCCTCCATCTACGGCGACCGGACCGAACCCTCGCCCGAGGACATGGAGGTGACCGCTCGGACGGGCTACGAGGCCTCGAAACTCGCGCGGGAACGCTACGGCGAGTACTTCGCGTACCACTACGACATGAACGTAGCCGGGATGCGCTTTTTCAGCGTCTACGAGGGCTTCGGCGGCGCGGAGGGACACAAAGACGAGTACGCCAACCTCATTGCGCAGTTCGCCGACGAAATCGCCGACGGCGAGGCTCCGGTCATCTACGGCGACGGCACCCAGACGCGGGACTTCACCCACGTCTCGGACGTCGCCCGCGGCCTCGAACTCGCCGCCGACCACGAACTCACCGGCATCTACAACCTCGGAACCGGCGAGTCCTACAGTCTGAACACGCTGGTCGAGCGACTCAACGACGAGTTGGGTACCGACGTCGAACCCGAGTACGTCGAGAACCCGATTCCGGAGAAGGTGTACGTCCACGACACGATGGCCGACGCCTCGAAGATGCACGAGGCGACCGGATGGGAACCCCGGATTAGCTTCGAGGAGGGCCTGAAACGCGTCTGTTCGTACTACCAGTAGACGAAGCGTCGCGCTCGCTCGGCAAGTCTCGCGGGAAGCGGAAATCACGTCTTCTTTACCCCGGCCCCTCCAACGCCGTCGTATGAACGAACAGGTTCGAATCATCGGCGTCCCGATGGACCTCGGCGCGGACCGACGCGGCGTGGACATGGGGTCGTCTACCATCCGATACGCCGGACTCGCCGACGAACTCGACGCCCTCGGTATCGACGTGACCGACGCGGGCGACCTGCCGGTCCCCCGCGCCGAGGAGCGCGACCCCGAGGCCGAGCAACCCGCCGAAGGCGAGGCGAAGTTCCTGCGCGAGACCGCCGACGTGTGTACCCGCCTCGCCGACGAGGTGGCCGACACCATCGACGCGGGCCAGTTTCCCCTCGTCCTCGGCGGCGACCACTCCATCGCCATCGGGACCGCCAAGGGCGCGGCCCGAGACGCCGACCTCGGCGTGGTCTGGTTCGACGCCCACGGCGACTTCAACACGCCCAAGACCTCGCCGTCGGGCAACGTCCACGGGATGCCGCTGGCGGCGCTCCTCGGCATCGGGGACTTCGCCGACACCGAGTGGGCCAACGCGCCGAACATCCGCGAGGAGAACGTCGTACTGGTCGGTCTCCGGAGTCTGGACGACGACGAACGGCGGGCCATCCGCGAGAGCGACGTGACCGCCTACACCATGTCGGACATCGACGAGCGCGGCGTCACCCCGGTCGTCGAGGACGCGCTGGACGTGGCGACCGACGGCACCGACGGCATCCACGTCAGCCTCGACATGGACTGGCTCGACCCGAAGGTCGCGCCCGGCGTCGGGACGCCGGTCCGCGGCGGCGTCAACTACCGCGAGGCCCACCTCGCCTTGGAGAAGGTCGCCGAGCGCGACGAGAACGAGGGCGTCCTCCGGTCGCTCGAAGTCGTGGAGGTCAACGCGATTCTGGACGAACACAACGAGACCGCGGAGTTGGCGACCGAACTGGCCGCGAGCGGGCTCGGAAAGCGCATCCTGTAGCGACGATTTCTCTCCGACCGACGGGCGCTTCGCGCCGTACACCGGCGGTCCGCGCCGGCCGCGAACCGGCACCGTGAAGACCGTCCCGCGAGCCCACTGTGACTAATGCCCGACTACGACGCGATTCTGTTCGACAACGACGGCGTGCTGGTCGAACCGCCGAGCGACGAGACCCTGCGGACGGCGGCCGAGGACGCCTTCCGCGCGGTCGGCGTCGAGTCGCCCGACGAGGAACACGTCGCGGAGATACTCCGCGGCGTCACGCCCGAGAGTCTGGATGCGGTCTGTGGCGTCTACGATTTGGACCCCGACGAGTTCTGGACGGCGCGCGACCGCC
Protein-coding sequences here:
- a CDS encoding Rrf2 family transcriptional regulator, coding for MSTIELTASQKKILRALVDLHRETEDAVKGEDIADEVDRNPGTIRNQMQSLKALQLVEGVPGPKGGYKPTANAFDALGVQDMDQEAEVPIFLGDEPVEDVNVEEIDLASVHHPELCRAEIHVRGSLGKFHEGDHVRVGPTPLSKLVVTGSVNGKDDTNNIVILKIESMEAPAEEPDH
- a CDS encoding NAD-dependent epimerase/dehydratase family protein — translated: MHGKRVLVTGGAGFIGSNLANHLADDNDVLAVDDCYLGTPDNLDEGVEFHDVSVVDDDLPTEDVDVLFHLAALSSYPMHEEDPTKGARVNVEGFVNAVEQVREDGCDTVVYASTSSIYGDRTEPSPEDMEVTARTGYEASKLARERYGEYFAYHYDMNVAGMRFFSVYEGFGGAEGHKDEYANLIAQFADEIADGEAPVIYGDGTQTRDFTHVSDVARGLELAADHELTGIYNLGTGESYSLNTLVERLNDELGTDVEPEYVENPIPEKVYVHDTMADASKMHEATGWEPRISFEEGLKRVCSYYQ
- the rocF gene encoding arginase gives rise to the protein MNEQVRIIGVPMDLGADRRGVDMGSSTIRYAGLADELDALGIDVTDAGDLPVPRAEERDPEAEQPAEGEAKFLRETADVCTRLADEVADTIDAGQFPLVLGGDHSIAIGTAKGAARDADLGVVWFDAHGDFNTPKTSPSGNVHGMPLAALLGIGDFADTEWANAPNIREENVVLVGLRSLDDDERRAIRESDVTAYTMSDIDERGVTPVVEDALDVATDGTDGIHVSLDMDWLDPKVAPGVGTPVRGGVNYREAHLALEKVAERDENEGVLRSLEVVEVNAILDEHNETAELATELAASGLGKRIL